A single Pseudodesulfovibrio aespoeensis Aspo-2 DNA region contains:
- a CDS encoding chemotaxis protein CheA, with protein sequence MSDDLNRQIFKEEAYDLLGELEGALLELEESPDDMALVNQIFRALHTIKGSGSMFGFDDIAAFTHEVESTFDMVRNNALGVTPELCGLALRSRDYIKLLLGATEGDEVDSTERQAILQGLQALCAGEPVAGAVTPDPADAPAPPEAVQASYVSDEPLAGEFCEYRITLTPKAGTKTDESSLESLFVELGGLGDFQILGRPGDTAAGGWNLSLKTDITADNVRDVFFFVDADLAVDISDSEGMPVLVTGALDVSLPAGPARLKADEAAFNEDEDLEAPRLGEILIQSGDVTEADIRDALSKQKPLGQILAEEGKVAPEKVEQAVRRQAEAKEQDASRKQQEALSSIRVAADKLDYLVDLVGELVIVQAQITQVVSERNDPTMTALAEELERLSDELRDSTLGIRMLPIGTSYSKFRRLVRDLSGSLGKEINLVTVGADTELDKTVIERLGDPLVHLLRNSIGHGIELPDERKAQGKPAQGTIYLSAEHSGGEVLVRIKDDGRGMDPTIIREKGIERGLIAADAELTKKDLLKLIFEPGFSTAKEVTNVSGRGVGMDVVKRAIDSLRGSIEIDSTLGKGTFITIRLPLTLAIIDGLQVRVGDGYYVIPLSLVEECVELAASDMDESSRQRILHLRGEIVPYVHLRDWFGVEGDSPPIEQIVITGVEGSRVGIVVDTVIGEHQTVIKSLSRVYKDVEGISGATIKGDGSIALILDIPSLVRRIIVESS encoded by the coding sequence ATGTCCGACGATCTCAACAGGCAGATATTCAAGGAAGAGGCTTACGACCTCCTGGGCGAACTGGAGGGGGCGCTGCTCGAACTGGAGGAGTCCCCGGACGACATGGCCCTGGTCAACCAGATTTTTAGGGCCTTGCACACCATCAAAGGCTCCGGGTCCATGTTCGGGTTCGACGATATCGCCGCGTTCACTCACGAGGTGGAGTCCACCTTTGACATGGTCCGCAACAACGCGCTCGGCGTGACCCCGGAGCTGTGCGGGCTGGCCTTGCGTTCGCGCGACTACATCAAGCTCCTGCTCGGCGCGACCGAGGGCGACGAGGTCGATTCCACAGAACGGCAGGCCATTTTGCAGGGGCTTCAGGCTCTGTGCGCAGGAGAACCCGTGGCCGGGGCGGTAACACCAGATCCGGCTGACGCGCCAGCCCCCCCCGAGGCTGTGCAGGCATCATATGTGTCCGACGAACCCTTGGCCGGGGAATTCTGCGAATACAGGATCACCCTGACCCCCAAGGCCGGGACGAAAACGGACGAATCCAGTCTGGAGTCCCTGTTTGTGGAGTTGGGCGGTCTCGGCGACTTCCAGATCCTTGGCCGACCGGGAGACACGGCGGCTGGCGGCTGGAACCTGTCCCTGAAAACCGACATCACCGCGGACAACGTCAGGGATGTCTTCTTTTTTGTCGATGCCGACCTCGCTGTGGACATATCGGACTCGGAAGGCATGCCCGTGCTGGTCACCGGCGCGCTGGACGTCTCCCTCCCGGCTGGGCCGGCTCGTCTCAAGGCGGATGAAGCCGCCTTTAATGAAGACGAGGATTTGGAGGCGCCGAGGCTCGGCGAAATCCTCATCCAGAGCGGCGACGTGACCGAGGCGGACATCCGGGATGCCCTCAGCAAGCAGAAGCCGCTGGGACAGATACTGGCCGAGGAGGGCAAGGTCGCGCCGGAGAAGGTCGAGCAGGCCGTGCGGCGGCAGGCCGAGGCCAAAGAGCAGGACGCCAGCCGGAAGCAGCAGGAGGCCCTGTCCAGCATTCGCGTGGCGGCGGACAAGCTTGACTATCTCGTGGACCTCGTGGGGGAGCTGGTCATTGTCCAGGCCCAGATCACCCAGGTGGTCAGCGAGCGCAACGATCCGACCATGACCGCGCTGGCCGAGGAGCTGGAGCGCCTGAGCGACGAGTTGCGCGATTCCACCCTGGGTATCCGCATGCTGCCCATCGGCACCTCCTACAGCAAGTTCAGGCGGCTGGTGCGTGATCTTTCCGGCAGTCTCGGCAAGGAGATCAATCTGGTCACCGTGGGTGCGGACACCGAATTGGACAAGACCGTCATCGAGCGGCTGGGCGACCCGCTGGTCCACCTGCTGCGCAACAGCATCGGCCACGGCATCGAGCTGCCCGATGAACGCAAGGCGCAGGGCAAGCCGGCCCAGGGGACCATATACCTTTCGGCAGAGCATTCCGGCGGCGAAGTGCTCGTGCGCATCAAGGACGACGGGCGCGGCATGGACCCGACCATCATCCGCGAGAAGGGGATTGAGCGCGGGCTGATAGCCGCCGATGCCGAGCTGACCAAAAAGGATCTGCTCAAGCTCATCTTCGAGCCGGGATTTTCCACGGCCAAGGAAGTCACCAACGTGTCGGGCCGGGGCGTGGGCATGGATGTGGTCAAGCGGGCCATCGATTCACTGCGCGGTTCCATCGAGATCGACTCCACCCTGGGCAAGGGCACGTTCATCACCATCAGGCTGCCCCTGACCCTGGCCATCATCGATGGTCTCCAGGTGCGGGTGGGCGACGGGTACTACGTCATCCCCCTGTCCCTGGTGGAAGAGTGCGTGGAGCTGGCCGCCAGCGACATGGACGAGAGCTCCAGACAGCGCATCCTCCATCTGCGGGGCGAGATCGTCCCCTACGTCCACCTGCGTGACTGGTTTGGGGTGGAGGGCGACAGCCCGCCCATCGAGCAGATCGTCATCACCGGGGTGGAGGGCAGCCGGGTGGGCATCGTGGTGGACACGGTCATCGGCGAGCATCAGACGGTCATCAAAAGCCTGAGCCGCGTCTACAAGGATGTGGAGGGGATATCGGGCGCCACCATCAAGGGCGACGGCTCCATCGCGCTCATTCTGGATATTCCGAGCCTGGTCCGCCGGATCATTGTCGAGTCCAGCTAG
- the crcB gene encoding fluoride efflux transporter CrcB codes for MGMKILYLSLGGAAGTLSRYWLSGVAQRLAGTAFPLGTFMVNMAGCLFFGAVWGYFENRLLPGSGLRILALSGFMGAFTTFSTYMFETAELVKFGQYALALLNVVGQSLAGLALVLLGIALGRLL; via the coding sequence ATGGGTATGAAAATTCTCTATCTCTCGCTGGGCGGCGCAGCCGGAACCCTGTCCCGCTACTGGCTCTCCGGCGTGGCCCAGCGGCTGGCGGGCACCGCCTTTCCCCTGGGCACGTTCATGGTCAACATGGCCGGCTGCCTGTTCTTTGGCGCGGTGTGGGGATATTTCGAGAACCGCCTGCTGCCGGGGAGCGGGCTGCGCATCCTTGCCCTGAGCGGCTTCATGGGCGCGTTCACCACCTTCTCCACATACATGTTCGAGACAGCCGAGTTGGTCAAGTTCGGCCAGTACGCCCTGGCCCTGCTCAACGTGGTCGGCCAGAGCCTGGCCGGGCTGGCCCTGGTCCTGCTCGGCATCGCGCTGGGCAGGCTGCTCTAG
- the fusA gene encoding elongation factor G, with protein sequence MRNIGIIAHIDAGKTTLTERILYYSGVIHRLGEVHEGTATMDYMPEEQERGITITSAVTSCQWGDCMINIIDTPGHVDFTIEVERSLRVLDGAVGVFCGVSGVQPQSETVWRQSESYQVPKLAFVNKMDRPGADFQAVVESIRTRLRANPLPVECPDGEGPEFQGVFDLVGLKRIRFDQESSGFEFTRFDLTDEEKVRIAPWRDRLIEAAAEEDEEILDLYLSGEEVDAGRIRAALRQATLGRKIVPVLVGSALRNIGIQQVMDAICDYLPSPLDVPPATGIDPETGSRKAFPVSHKEPLSALVFKVTMDSGRKLAMMRLYSGQLGSGDTVFNITQGQDERVARLFRLHAGRREKIETAFAGDMVGAAGMKYARTGDTLCLRSAPILLEQIADYKPVISLAIEPRNSEEGEKLDEVLEKYLLEDPTLDLRHDEETGQIILSGMGELHLEVVLERIKREYKLDPRAGKPQVVYQETVTAKARGAAQFRRELGDETHFGEVSLSVEPLQRGEGRDISFAVDPDLWPAAWLQAVEEGIVDCLQSGVIKGYPVQDIRVRVLGLERREGESGPVGYRMAAMMALKDALAAATPRLLEPVMWMEVTVPEDFVGDVVGLLGSKGAKIENMLDRAGQKVVQGLAPLGRLFGFSTDLRSATQGRAGFVMKFSRFDVLE encoded by the coding sequence CTGCGCAACATCGGCATCATTGCCCACATCGACGCGGGCAAGACGACCCTGACGGAGCGAATCCTCTACTATTCAGGCGTGATACATCGCCTCGGCGAGGTCCATGAAGGCACCGCCACCATGGATTACATGCCCGAGGAGCAGGAGCGGGGCATCACCATCACCTCGGCTGTGACCTCCTGCCAGTGGGGGGATTGCATGATCAACATCATTGACACGCCCGGGCATGTGGACTTCACCATCGAGGTGGAGCGGTCCCTGCGCGTGCTCGACGGGGCCGTGGGCGTGTTCTGCGGCGTCAGCGGTGTGCAGCCGCAGTCCGAGACCGTGTGGCGGCAGAGTGAATCCTATCAGGTGCCCAAGCTGGCTTTTGTCAACAAGATGGACCGGCCCGGCGCGGACTTCCAGGCCGTGGTCGAATCCATCAGGACCAGGCTGCGCGCCAACCCGCTGCCCGTGGAGTGTCCCGACGGCGAGGGGCCAGAGTTTCAAGGCGTGTTTGATCTGGTGGGGCTCAAACGGATCCGGTTCGACCAGGAGTCGAGCGGTTTCGAGTTCACCCGGTTCGACCTCACCGACGAGGAGAAGGTGCGCATCGCCCCCTGGCGCGACAGGCTCATCGAGGCCGCCGCCGAGGAGGACGAGGAGATTCTCGACCTGTATCTTTCCGGCGAGGAGGTGGACGCTGGGCGCATCCGAGCGGCCCTGCGGCAGGCCACCCTTGGCCGCAAGATCGTGCCCGTGCTGGTGGGCTCGGCCCTGCGCAACATCGGCATCCAGCAGGTCATGGACGCCATCTGCGACTACCTGCCAAGCCCGCTCGACGTGCCCCCGGCCACGGGCATTGATCCCGAAACCGGGAGCCGCAAGGCGTTCCCTGTCTCCCACAAGGAGCCGCTCTCGGCCCTGGTCTTCAAGGTGACCATGGATTCTGGGCGCAAGCTGGCCATGATGCGTCTGTATTCCGGCCAGCTCGGCAGCGGCGACACCGTCTTCAACATCACCCAGGGCCAGGATGAGCGCGTGGCCCGGCTCTTCAGGCTGCACGCGGGCCGCCGGGAGAAGATCGAGACCGCCTTTGCCGGCGACATGGTCGGCGCGGCGGGCATGAAATACGCCCGCACCGGCGACACCCTGTGTCTGCGCAGCGCCCCGATCCTGCTGGAGCAGATCGCCGACTACAAGCCGGTCATCTCGCTGGCCATCGAGCCGCGCAATTCCGAGGAAGGAGAGAAACTCGACGAGGTGCTTGAAAAATATCTGCTCGAAGATCCCACTCTGGACCTCAGACACGACGAGGAAACCGGGCAGATCATCCTGTCAGGCATGGGCGAGTTGCACCTGGAGGTTGTCCTGGAGCGGATCAAGCGCGAGTACAAGCTTGATCCCAGGGCGGGAAAACCCCAGGTGGTCTACCAGGAGACCGTGACGGCCAAGGCGCGGGGCGCGGCCCAGTTCCGGCGCGAGCTTGGGGACGAGACGCATTTTGGCGAGGTCAGCCTGTCCGTGGAGCCGCTGCAACGGGGCGAGGGGCGAGACATCTCCTTTGCGGTCGATCCCGACCTGTGGCCCGCCGCCTGGCTCCAGGCCGTGGAGGAGGGCATCGTCGATTGTCTGCAAAGCGGCGTGATCAAGGGGTATCCGGTGCAGGATATCCGTGTCCGGGTGCTCGGCCTTGAGCGCAGGGAGGGCGAGTCCGGCCCGGTGGGCTACCGCATGGCCGCCATGATGGCCCTCAAGGACGCGCTGGCAGCCGCCACGCCCCGGCTGCTTGAGCCTGTCATGTGGATGGAGGTTACCGTGCCCGAGGATTTCGTGGGCGACGTGGTCGGCCTGCTCGGCTCCAAGGGGGCCAAGATCGAGAACATGCTCGACCGGGCGGGGCAAAAGGTCGTCCAGGGGCTGGCTCCGCTGGGCAGGCTGTTCGGTTTTTCCACCGACCTGCGGTCCGCCACCCAGGGCCGGGCCGGGTTCGTCATGAAATTTTCCCGTTTCGACGTGCTGGAGTAG
- a CDS encoding protein-glutamate methylesterase/protein-glutamine glutaminase: protein MAKKIRVLIVDDSAVVRKTLEEILSSDPGIEVIGTAVDPYVAAERLKVEVPDVITLDIEMPRMDGLTFLQKLMKQHPIPVVICSSVAEHGTDNALKALEYGAVEIISKPKIGTKKFLEESSILLIDKVKAAAIARPRKFKTVQPIKVSPKLNADAMLPMTRPQTLTTTEKICLVGASTGGTEALRVFLEAQPPGCPPIAIVQHMPEHFTAAFARRLDTICGIKVKEAEDGDSMLRGQALIAPGDRHMLLKRSGARYYVEVKAGPLVSRHRPSVDVLFRSGAQYGGSNVVAAIMTGMGDDGAKGMKELFDAGAYTIAQDEATCVVFGMPQEAIKLGGVRKVMPLQNIAAEIVRTCG, encoded by the coding sequence ATGGCTAAAAAGATACGCGTGCTCATCGTTGACGACTCGGCGGTCGTCCGCAAGACCCTTGAGGAAATCCTTTCATCGGATCCGGGCATCGAGGTCATCGGAACGGCGGTGGACCCCTATGTGGCCGCCGAACGGCTGAAGGTCGAGGTGCCGGACGTCATCACCCTGGATATCGAGATGCCGCGCATGGACGGGCTGACTTTTCTGCAAAAACTCATGAAGCAGCACCCCATCCCGGTGGTCATCTGCTCCTCGGTGGCCGAGCACGGCACGGACAACGCCCTCAAGGCCCTGGAATACGGCGCGGTGGAAATTATCTCCAAGCCGAAGATTGGCACCAAGAAGTTCCTGGAAGAATCGAGCATCCTCCTCATCGACAAGGTCAAGGCCGCTGCCATTGCACGCCCCAGAAAGTTCAAGACGGTTCAGCCCATCAAGGTCAGCCCCAAGCTCAATGCCGACGCGATGCTGCCCATGACCCGCCCGCAAACCCTGACCACCACGGAAAAAATATGTCTGGTGGGTGCGTCCACTGGTGGCACCGAGGCCTTGCGCGTCTTTCTCGAAGCCCAGCCGCCCGGCTGCCCGCCCATCGCCATCGTCCAGCACATGCCGGAGCATTTCACCGCGGCCTTTGCCAGGCGGCTCGACACCATCTGCGGGATCAAGGTCAAGGAGGCCGAGGACGGCGACTCCATGTTGCGCGGCCAGGCCCTCATCGCGCCGGGAGACCGGCACATGCTGCTCAAGCGCAGCGGGGCGCGGTATTATGTGGAGGTCAAGGCCGGGCCACTTGTCTCGCGCCACCGGCCCTCGGTGGACGTGCTCTTTCGCTCCGGCGCGCAGTATGGGGGCAGCAACGTGGTGGCCGCCATCATGACTGGCATGGGCGACGACGGGGCCAAGGGGATGAAGGAACTGTTCGACGCGGGTGCCTACACCATTGCCCAGGACGAGGCCACCTGCGTGGTCTTCGGCATGCCCCAGGAGGCCATCAAGCTGGGCGGGGTGCGCAAGGTCATGCCGCTGCAAAATATCGCCGCCGAGATCGTGCGCACCTGCGGCTAG
- a CDS encoding outer membrane protein assembly factor BamD: MRSSRLVASFLFLWLASGCALIDSYFLPPPEDTAQELYEAGMDAMGNKEYGDAQQYFSKLKDRFPFSPFALRAELALGDAYFLDADYLMALDSYKEFEALHPSHESIPYVLYQIGSADFNLFRSIDRRQENIQEGLEYFYRLRETYPDSEYATASEDMITKGRRILAEHEVYVADFFWRTEQYGPAWNRYQYVVENFSDVPDLRDYARKRAEYSYFEYQKTLSEEERLRIQGSWKLWLKKWL; the protein is encoded by the coding sequence ATGCGCTCGTCCCGTCTTGTCGCTTCTTTTCTTTTTCTTTGGCTGGCTTCGGGCTGCGCCCTGATAGACAGTTATTTTCTGCCGCCTCCCGAAGACACCGCTCAGGAACTGTACGAGGCGGGCATGGACGCCATGGGCAACAAGGAATACGGCGACGCGCAGCAATACTTCTCCAAACTCAAGGACCGCTTCCCCTTCAGCCCCTTTGCCCTCAGGGCCGAGCTGGCACTGGGCGACGCATATTTTCTCGATGCGGATTACCTCATGGCTCTGGACTCCTACAAGGAGTTCGAGGCGCTGCATCCAAGTCATGAATCCATCCCCTATGTCCTCTATCAGATAGGCTCCGCTGACTTCAATCTCTTCAGATCCATCGACCGCAGGCAGGAGAACATCCAGGAGGGGCTCGAGTATTTCTACCGGCTCCGGGAGACCTATCCCGATTCGGAGTATGCCACAGCCTCGGAGGACATGATCACCAAGGGACGAAGGATTCTGGCCGAGCACGAGGTCTATGTGGCCGACTTCTTCTGGCGCACCGAGCAATACGGCCCGGCCTGGAACCGCTACCAGTATGTGGTCGAGAACTTTTCGGACGTGCCGGACCTGCGTGACTACGCCAGGAAGCGGGCGGAGTATTCCTATTTCGAGTACCAGAAGACCCTCTCCGAAGAGGAGCGGCTGCGTATCCAGGGAAGCTGGAAGCTGTGGCTCAAGAAGTGGCTGTAA
- a CDS encoding DUF2062 domain-containing protein has translation MTRLRRNNGIDRNTRLDRLRERKADWWTGTKRWTRLWYLRLMRQNSSPKNLAAALALGMFIGAMPIMPFQSVVVIALAFAFKVNKLAAWLATCYSNAATLVPFYYFLFVIGKAVTPFEGVIFDPGKLEMEQLVNAGWELFMVMFAGGLVFGIPATAATYFLSLIIIRRYRQGRAIRLLRKKTLG, from the coding sequence TTGACCAGACTTCGTCGAAACAACGGGATTGATCGGAACACCAGGCTCGACCGGCTGCGGGAGCGCAAGGCGGACTGGTGGACAGGCACCAAGCGCTGGACCCGGCTCTGGTATCTGCGTCTGATGCGGCAGAATTCCTCGCCCAAGAACCTGGCCGCGGCCCTTGCGCTTGGCATGTTCATAGGCGCCATGCCCATCATGCCGTTCCAGTCCGTGGTGGTCATCGCCCTGGCCTTTGCCTTCAAGGTGAACAAGCTCGCCGCATGGCTGGCCACCTGCTATTCCAACGCGGCCACCCTTGTGCCGTTCTACTATTTCCTTTTTGTCATCGGCAAGGCGGTCACCCCGTTCGAGGGCGTGATCTTTGATCCGGGCAAGCTGGAGATGGAGCAGCTCGTCAACGCGGGCTGGGAACTCTTCATGGTCATGTTCGCCGGGGGGTTGGTCTTTGGCATCCCCGCCACTGCGGCCACGTACTTCCTGTCCCTGATCATCATCAGGCGATACCGCCAGGGCCGTGCCATCCGGCTTCTGCGCAAGAAGACCCTGGGCTGA
- a CDS encoding methyl-accepting chemotaxis protein — translation MACVVFAGAVAVGGWAAYGAGVAVVGLCTAAASGWLCRNERRLREAMDALARGEGLDVASGGPGRNALGDGLRSLAESIGKVRAERSLYERAIKGLGNPAFLCNREGRILVANKALLDLLKKPSAQVIGFSVGQAVYGRDVQSLTDKALKARAASEQDAELTLWDGRQVPAKCFAAPVHDDGGELVGAVTSFVDLAEVVGQRLEVERQRERMSQAGQQISTLAEHVASATELLSASADEQAQGAQKQRTQTSSVATAMDEMTATVIEVARNASGTSEAADRAQDSAAEGVSMVSKAVEAIKEVSESAKQLGHEIGELDSQAGEIGRIIGVINDIADQTNLLALNAAIEAARAGEAGRGFAVVADEVRKLAEKTVAATKEVEEAIGTIQARSRHATEAMRRTEKQVGESTSLSNQAGEALKHIMESIRDMVGRVTQIATAADQQSSAAEDISRNIEDIAEIAGEADEAAGQAASATRELAGLAQELLNVSNEFRDGGTGSKVRESAERMKGILPKLAQAFVKKKYGNSVYDFMQKELGNPVFLPTESYSDKALLQMAEIAAAKSNIKVRDFFIEFGKFSIRQFNEMYPRLFKKESLKEFYMRMNDVHAQLTKDQPGIKPPVFTYEDKGRELFMNYKSARGLFDYFEGILLGAAEFKGEKVSIKIKPFDQTSTRAEIVFLGKE, via the coding sequence GTGGCCTGCGTTGTCTTTGCCGGAGCTGTGGCTGTGGGCGGATGGGCGGCCTATGGCGCGGGAGTTGCCGTGGTCGGCCTCTGCACCGCGGCTGCGTCGGGATGGCTGTGTCGCAACGAGCGCAGGCTGCGCGAGGCCATGGATGCCCTGGCCAGGGGTGAAGGCCTGGATGTCGCGTCCGGTGGACCTGGCCGCAATGCGCTCGGAGACGGTCTGCGCTCCCTGGCGGAGTCCATCGGCAAGGTCAGGGCGGAGAGATCCCTCTACGAGCGCGCAATCAAGGGGCTTGGCAACCCGGCCTTCCTTTGCAATCGGGAGGGGCGCATACTTGTGGCCAACAAGGCCCTGCTTGATCTGCTGAAAAAGCCCTCCGCCCAGGTGATCGGGTTTTCGGTCGGGCAGGCCGTGTACGGCAGGGACGTGCAGTCCCTGACCGACAAGGCGCTCAAGGCCAGGGCTGCCAGCGAGCAGGATGCCGAGCTGACGTTGTGGGATGGGCGACAGGTGCCTGCCAAGTGCTTTGCCGCGCCCGTGCACGACGATGGCGGGGAATTGGTCGGCGCGGTCACGTCCTTTGTCGATCTGGCCGAGGTTGTGGGCCAGCGGCTTGAGGTGGAGCGCCAGCGTGAGCGCATGAGCCAGGCCGGACAGCAGATCAGCACCCTGGCCGAGCATGTGGCCTCGGCCACGGAACTGCTCTCGGCATCTGCCGACGAACAGGCCCAGGGCGCGCAGAAACAGCGCACCCAGACCTCCTCCGTGGCCACGGCCATGGATGAGATGACGGCCACGGTCATTGAGGTGGCCCGAAACGCGAGCGGCACCAGCGAGGCCGCCGACCGGGCGCAGGATTCAGCCGCCGAGGGCGTGTCCATGGTTTCCAAGGCCGTGGAGGCCATCAAGGAGGTCTCCGAGTCGGCCAAGCAGCTGGGACACGAGATCGGCGAGCTTGATTCCCAGGCCGGGGAGATTGGCCGGATCATCGGCGTCATCAACGATATCGCCGACCAGACCAACCTGCTGGCGCTGAACGCGGCCATCGAAGCGGCGCGGGCGGGCGAGGCTGGCCGGGGATTTGCCGTGGTGGCCGACGAGGTGCGCAAGCTGGCCGAAAAGACCGTGGCCGCCACCAAGGAGGTGGAGGAAGCCATCGGCACCATCCAGGCCCGCTCGCGGCACGCTACCGAGGCCATGCGCAGGACGGAGAAGCAGGTCGGCGAAAGCACCAGTCTGTCCAATCAGGCGGGTGAGGCGCTCAAGCACATCATGGAGAGCATCCGGGACATGGTCGGCAGGGTGACCCAGATCGCCACGGCGGCGGACCAGCAGTCCTCTGCCGCAGAGGACATCAGCCGCAACATCGAGGATATCGCCGAGATCGCGGGCGAGGCGGACGAGGCAGCCGGACAGGCCGCCAGCGCCACCCGCGAACTGGCCGGACTGGCCCAGGAACTGCTCAACGTATCCAACGAATTCAGGGACGGCGGCACCGGCTCCAAGGTGCGCGAATCCGCGGAACGGATGAAGGGCATCCTGCCCAAGCTGGCCCAGGCGTTCGTGAAGAAGAAATATGGCAATTCGGTGTATGATTTCATGCAAAAGGAGCTGGGAAATCCAGTCTTCCTGCCCACGGAAAGCTACTCGGACAAGGCGCTGCTCCAGATGGCCGAGATCGCTGCGGCCAAAAGCAACATCAAGGTGCGTGATTTCTTCATCGAGTTCGGGAAGTTCTCCATCAGGCAGTTCAACGAGATGTACCCCCGCCTCTTCAAGAAGGAGTCACTCAAGGAGTTTTACATGCGCATGAACGACGTGCATGCCCAACTGACCAAGGACCAGCCTGGCATCAAGCCGCCGGTCTTCACCTACGAGGACAAGGGGCGGGAATTATTCATGAACTACAAGTCAGCCCGCGGCCTCTTCGACTACTTCGAGGGCATCCTGCTCGGCGCAGCGGAGTTCAAGGGCGAGAAGGTCTCCATCAAGATCAAACCCTTTGATCAGACCTCGACCAGGGCGGAAATCGTCTTCCTTGGCAAGGAGTAA
- a CDS encoding DUF190 domain-containing protein encodes MKLLEKAERIRIYIGEDDKHNGRPLADAIVERARAMGLAGATVFRGQSGFGANSLIHTTKILRLSEDLPVVVEIVDHPERLAPLMEALDTMMNEGMITTEPVQVVAYRHAGKTAR; translated from the coding sequence ATGAAACTGCTGGAAAAAGCAGAGCGCATCAGGATCTACATCGGCGAAGACGACAAGCACAACGGGCGGCCCCTGGCCGATGCCATCGTGGAGCGGGCGCGGGCCATGGGGCTGGCCGGGGCCACGGTCTTTCGCGGCCAAAGCGGCTTCGGGGCCAACAGCCTGATCCACACCACCAAGATATTGCGCCTGTCCGAGGACCTGCCCGTGGTCGTGGAGATCGTCGATCATCCGGAGCGGCTCGCGCCCCTGATGGAGGCCCTGGACACCATGATGAACGAGGGCATGATCACCACCGAGCCTGTGCAGGTGGTGGCCTACCGCCACGCCGGGAAGACCGCCCGGTAA
- a CDS encoding ATP-dependent Clp protease adaptor ClpS: protein MSDPFTGDRTSPELFDEREVREPRKYKVLLHNDDYTTMDFVIEVLVRVFRKSEAQAMAIMLAVHNEGYGVCGTYTAEVAETKVDMVHRLARSAGFPLKCSMEGE, encoded by the coding sequence ATGAGCGACCCTTTTACCGGTGACCGGACCAGCCCGGAGTTGTTTGACGAACGCGAGGTCAGGGAACCCCGGAAGTACAAGGTTCTTTTGCATAACGACGACTATACGACCATGGATTTCGTGATTGAGGTGCTTGTGCGGGTCTTTCGCAAGAGCGAGGCCCAGGCCATGGCGATCATGCTGGCGGTGCACAACGAGGGCTACGGCGTCTGCGGGACATACACCGCGGAAGTGGCGGAAACCAAGGTAGACATGGTCCACAGGCTGGCGAGGAGCGCGGGTTTTCCGCTCAAGTGCAGCATGGAAGGTGAATAG
- a CDS encoding class IV adenylate cyclase, whose amino-acid sequence MVLECELKYAHADLGEMRRRLEAGGGDTSGRYFESNLVFDRPDRSLKVAGILLRLRWRQGQAVLTVKRPPAGEIVSSLKVSEELETTVGDFAAMRAALEALGFSVAFAYEKVREKWKHLGCTVCLDHLPFGDYVEIEGSEGTVPGCAAALGLDPATSTKATYHALNLEHRAGQGLASEESFVFSEAQRASLDVKIGKV is encoded by the coding sequence ATGGTCCTTGAATGCGAATTGAAATATGCGCACGCCGACCTCGGGGAGATGCGCCGTCGGCTTGAGGCGGGCGGGGGCGACACATCGGGCCGGTACTTCGAGTCCAACCTGGTCTTCGACCGGCCCGACCGCTCGCTCAAGGTCGCCGGGATTCTGCTCCGGCTGCGCTGGCGGCAGGGCCAGGCCGTGCTCACGGTCAAGCGCCCGCCCGCAGGGGAGATCGTCTCGTCCCTCAAGGTCTCTGAGGAGCTTGAGACCACGGTGGGCGATTTCGCCGCCATGCGCGCGGCCCTTGAGGCCCTGGGTTTTTCCGTGGCCTTTGCCTATGAGAAGGTGCGGGAGAAGTGGAAACACCTGGGCTGCACGGTATGTCTCGACCATCTGCCGTTCGGCGACTATGTGGAGATAGAGGGGAGCGAGGGGACAGTGCCCGGTTGTGCGGCGGCCTTGGGGCTTGATCCCGCCACCTCGACCAAGGCCACCTACCACGCCCTGAATCTGGAGCACCGGGCCGGGCAGGGGCTCGCGTCGGAGGAGAGTTTCGTCTTTTCCGAGGCGCAGCGGGCCTCTCTTGATGTGAAAATCGGGAAAGTTTAG